A genomic stretch from Vibrio coralliilyticus includes:
- a CDS encoding FeoA family protein: MKLSDLTQGQKATITGFSELSSDVRKKLMVMGLLPQTPVTLIRKAPMGDPLQVEVRGVSLAVRTNIANAILVEAS; the protein is encoded by the coding sequence ATGAAACTGTCAGATCTAACACAAGGACAAAAAGCAACCATTACTGGTTTCTCTGAGCTTTCAAGCGATGTCCGAAAAAAACTCATGGTTATGGGGTTATTGCCGCAAACACCAGTTACGCTTATCCGCAAAGCACCAATGGGCGATCCGCTTCAAGTTGAAGTGCGTGGCGTTTCTTTAGCGGTGAGAACCAATATTGCGAACGCTATTCTTGTGGAGGCTAGCTAA